The following proteins come from a genomic window of Salvia hispanica cultivar TCC Black 2014 chromosome 4, UniMelb_Shisp_WGS_1.0, whole genome shotgun sequence:
- the LOC125221826 gene encoding uncharacterized protein LOC125221826 isoform X1 encodes MQSRCTNHVSNMLYVLSRRLRRLCSTLRWFMWRPRPRPRVIIRRLGRRKKLAPTRSFDFYQNQNRGPRLIRLATFNAALFSLAPAVPAPERTAVPVPEDGDSLKSPKGILKQSSPLNSQNNSDDSKFAKLRPNKVSINLPENEISLAQDRSMEGSFRFNNTVAVAASAMRSPVWWDGAAALCGSRTIFDVLKEVDADILCLQDVKADEADDMRPLSDLASALGMSYVFAESWAPEFGNALLSRWPITKWRAERICDDKDFRNVIKATVEVPWMGEVNVYGTQLDHLDETWRMKQINAIMHSTTPHFLAGGLNSLDSSDYSSQRWNHIVKYYEELGKPTPKVEVTNLLKERGYTDSKHFAGECEPVVVIAKGQNVQGTCKYGTRVDYILGSEGLRYAFVPGSYSVVSSKGTSDHHIVKVDIVKVEDGGGKSMSWSKLRKRFVRMSSSSCSSKKWVESEMS; translated from the exons ATGCAATCAAGATGCACCAATCACGTCTCCAACATGCTCTACGTCCTCAGCCGgcgcctccgccgcctctGCTCCACTCTCCGCTGGTTCATGTGGCGGCCCCGCCCCCGCCCCAGGGTCATCATCCGCCGCCTCGGCCGCAGAAAGAAACTGGCCCCGACCCgcagttttgatttttaccaaaatcaaaaccgcGGCCCGCGGCTCATCCGCCTGGCGACGTTCAACGCCGCCCTATTCTCTCTGGCGCCGGCCGTCCCAGCGCCAGAGAGAACGGCCGTTCCCGTCCCAGAAGACGGGGACTCCCTCAAGTCCCCAAAAGGGATACTCAAGCAGTCTTCTccacttaactcacaaaacaattcaGACGACAGCAAATTCGCGAAACTGAGGCCTAATAAGGTCTCGATAAATCTCCCCGAAAACGAGATCTCGTTGGCGCAGGACAGATCAATGGAGGGCTCGTTCCGGTTCAACAACACCGTTGCTGTCGCGGCTTCGGCCATGAGGTCGCCCGTGTGGTGGGACGGGGCGGCCGCCTTGTGCGGGAGCCGGACGATTTTCGACGTGCTGAAGGAGGTGGACGCGGACATCTTGTGCTTGCAGGATGTGAAGGCGGATGAGGCCGACGACATGAGGCCGCTGTCGGACCTGGCGAGCGCGTTGGGGATGAGCTACGTGTTCGCGGAGAGCTGGGCGCCCGAGTTCGGGAACGCCCTTCTCTCGCGGTGGCCGATCACCAAGTGGAGAGCAGAGAGGATATGCGATGACAAAGATTTCAG GAATGTGATAAAGGCGACGGTGGAGGTGCCATGGATGGGAGAGGTGAATGTGTACGGCACACAGCTGGATCATCTTGATGAGACATGGAGAATGAAGCAAATCAACGCCATCATGCATTCAACTACCCCTCATTTTCTTGCAGGAGGCCTCAACTCTCTTGATTCATCGGATTACTCCTCCCAAAGGTGGAACCACATCGTTAAG TACTATGAGGAGTTGGGGAAGCCTACTCCAAAGGTTGAAGTGACCAACTTGTTGAAGGAAAGAGGCTACACAGATTCCAAACATTTTGCAGGGGAATGTGAACCAGTAGTAGTGATTGCCAAAGGCCAAA ATGTGCAGGGGACTTGCAAGTACGGCACTCGTGTGGACTACATTTTGGGGTCGGAAGGCTTGCGCTACGCGTTCGTCCCGGGATCCTACTCGGTCGTCTCCTCTAAAGGGACCTCGGATCATCACATTGTTAAGGTTGATATCGTGAAAGTTGAAGATGGTGGTGGAAAGAGCATGAGTTGGAGCAAGTTGAGAAAGAGGTTTGTGAGGATGTCTAGTTCTTCTTGCTCTTcaaaaaagtgggtggaaagtgaaatgagttag
- the LOC125221826 gene encoding uncharacterized protein LOC125221826 isoform X2 translates to MQSRCTNHVSNMLYVLSRRLRRLCSTLRWFMWRPRPRPRVIIRRLGRRKKLAPTRSFDFYQNQNRGPRLIRLATFNAALFSLAPAVPAPERTAVPVPEDGDSLKSPKGILKQSSPLNSQNNSDDSKFAKLRPNKVSINLPENEISLAQDRSMEGSFRFNNTVAVAASAMRSPVWWDGAAALCGSRTIFDVLKEVDADILCLQDVKADEADDMRPLSDLASALGMSYVFAESWAPEFGNALLSRWPITKWRAERICDDKDFRNVIKATVEVPWMGEVNVYGTQLDHLDETWRMKQINAIMHSTTPHFLAGGLNSLDSSDYSSQRWNHIVKYYEELGKPTPKVEVTNLLKERGYTDSKHFAGECEPVVVIAKGQRDLQVRHSCGLHFGVGRLALRVRPGILLGRLL, encoded by the exons ATGCAATCAAGATGCACCAATCACGTCTCCAACATGCTCTACGTCCTCAGCCGgcgcctccgccgcctctGCTCCACTCTCCGCTGGTTCATGTGGCGGCCCCGCCCCCGCCCCAGGGTCATCATCCGCCGCCTCGGCCGCAGAAAGAAACTGGCCCCGACCCgcagttttgatttttaccaaaatcaaaaccgcGGCCCGCGGCTCATCCGCCTGGCGACGTTCAACGCCGCCCTATTCTCTCTGGCGCCGGCCGTCCCAGCGCCAGAGAGAACGGCCGTTCCCGTCCCAGAAGACGGGGACTCCCTCAAGTCCCCAAAAGGGATACTCAAGCAGTCTTCTccacttaactcacaaaacaattcaGACGACAGCAAATTCGCGAAACTGAGGCCTAATAAGGTCTCGATAAATCTCCCCGAAAACGAGATCTCGTTGGCGCAGGACAGATCAATGGAGGGCTCGTTCCGGTTCAACAACACCGTTGCTGTCGCGGCTTCGGCCATGAGGTCGCCCGTGTGGTGGGACGGGGCGGCCGCCTTGTGCGGGAGCCGGACGATTTTCGACGTGCTGAAGGAGGTGGACGCGGACATCTTGTGCTTGCAGGATGTGAAGGCGGATGAGGCCGACGACATGAGGCCGCTGTCGGACCTGGCGAGCGCGTTGGGGATGAGCTACGTGTTCGCGGAGAGCTGGGCGCCCGAGTTCGGGAACGCCCTTCTCTCGCGGTGGCCGATCACCAAGTGGAGAGCAGAGAGGATATGCGATGACAAAGATTTCAG GAATGTGATAAAGGCGACGGTGGAGGTGCCATGGATGGGAGAGGTGAATGTGTACGGCACACAGCTGGATCATCTTGATGAGACATGGAGAATGAAGCAAATCAACGCCATCATGCATTCAACTACCCCTCATTTTCTTGCAGGAGGCCTCAACTCTCTTGATTCATCGGATTACTCCTCCCAAAGGTGGAACCACATCGTTAAG TACTATGAGGAGTTGGGGAAGCCTACTCCAAAGGTTGAAGTGACCAACTTGTTGAAGGAAAGAGGCTACACAGATTCCAAACATTTTGCAGGGGAATGTGAACCAGTAGTAGTGATTGCCAAAGGCCAAA GGGACTTGCAAGTACGGCACTCGTGTGGACTACATTTTGGGGTCGGAAGGCTTGCGCTACGCGTTCGTCCCGGGATCCTACTCGGTCGTCTCCTCTAA
- the LOC125223521 gene encoding putative E3 ubiquitin-protein ligase RF298 isoform X1 yields MASMVAKACGSTSSQMPVMTVQEKGSRNKRKFRADPPLADPDKVIPLPSNECTSFEFSAEKYESRGHMNGCDMCCINQDSSDHALKLDLGQSYRSEIGLCRPREDMEASVDEFRDADWSDFTESELEELVLSNLDTIFKSAVKKIIASGYSEEVATRAILRSGLWYGCKDIVSNIVDNTLAFLKSGQDIDPSKEHYFEDMQQMEKYILAELVCLLREVRPCFSTGDTMWCLLICDMNVSHACAMLGDTSSNMNPCVSAQYKLRSDLKSSVYSNIVVPCKPSASVPYAHNCPSEAAHLASVHGGHSFQSEAPEITSPPNSKLNSSFVSSRLVPDKDYQKSTSNISEKTFSATRVSTAAEEKFIGNRKVSAITKREYILRQKSMRFEKQYRTYGSKGASRAGKLSSFNGLVLDKKLKGVAESTGINAKNGAFKINQGVGFEATPENVSSNLPTTTAFTSAPTFELEGIDQSLLPKSSISSALPLVPVNVSPSLPVADTELSLSFPAKTIANPMPISYNIEAANCSYLGSSNDKSLGQWLPQDRKEEMILKLVPRVRELENELQEWTEWANQRVMQAARRLGKDKAELKTLRQEKEDVERLKKEKQTLEENTMKKLLEMQNALRKASSQVDRANAAVRRLEAENSSLRREMEAAKLHAAESAASCQEVSKREKKTLMKFQSWEKQKNVYQEELSAEKLRLTQMQQKLKQATDVHDQVEAKLNQEEKAKCELLTQVDSLKKERDQIEVSTQSNEDMIKSRAENNLQKYKDDIAALEKEISQLRLKTDFSKIAALRRGIDGSYASKLTDIRDTPLLKDSAISYISKMVSATGFSGGVKRERECVMCLSEEMSVVFLPCAHQVVCTMCNELHEKQGMKDCPSCRGPILQRVSEEFLDFFVHLLYHSAVFMSLWLGVWEIFVKLNQII; encoded by the exons ATGGCATCAATGGTTGCAAAGGCTTGTGGCAGTACTTCCAGTCAAATGCCGGTTATGACGGTGCAAGAAAAGGGAAGTAGGAATAAGAGGAAATTCCGGGCTGATCCTCCGTTGGCTGATCCAGATAAGGTCATCCCTTTACCTTCGAATGAATGTACCAGCTTCGAATTCTCAGCTGAGAAGTATGAGAGTCGGGGGCATATGAATGGGTGTGATATGTGTTGTATAAACCAAGATAGTTCGGATCATGCTTTGAAACTCGACCTTGGACAGTCGTATAGATCTGAGATAGGCCTGTGCCGGCCTAGAGAGGATATGGAGGCATCCGTGGATGAGTTCCGTGATGCTGATTGGAGCGACTTTACAGAATCCGAGCTAGAAGAGCTTGTTTTGAGCAATTTGGACACAATTTTCAAGAGTGctgtaaagaaaataattgctAGTGGTTATAGTGAAGAAGTTGCAACTAGGGCTATTTTGAGGTCTGGCCTTTGGTACGGGTGCAAGGACATTGTATCGAATATAGTGGATAACACACTTGCATTCCTTAAAAGTGGGCAGGATATTGACCCCTCTAAGGAGCACTATTTTGAGGATATGCAGCAGATGGAGAAGTATATATTGGCCGAGCTCGTGTGCCTTCTGAGAGAGGTCAGACCTTGCTTTAGCACCGGGGACACAATGTGGTGTCTATTGATATGTGATATGAATGTGTCGCACGCTTGTGCCATGCTTGGTGATACGAGTTCAAATATGAACCCCTGCGTTTCTGCTCAATATAAATTGAGATCAGACCTCAAAAGCTCCGTATATAGTAACATAGTAGTTCCTTGTAAGCCCAGCGCCTCAGTGCCGTATGCTCATAACTGTCCATCTGAAGCAGCTCACCTGGCTTCAGTTCACGGTGGACATAGCTTCCAATCAGAGGCACCTGAGATAACTAGTCCGCCTAACTCGAAGCTAAATAGCTCTTTTGTTTCAAGCAGGCTTGTTCCAGATAAAGATTATCAAAAGTCGACGTCTAATATTAGTGAAAAAACTTTCTCTGCAACAAGAGTCTCTACTGCTGCTGAGGAGAAGTTTATTGGCAATAGGAAAGTTTCTGCGATTACCAAAAGGGAATATATATTACGACAAAAGTCAATGCGTTTTGAGAAACAGTACCGCACGTATGGCTCTAAAGGTGCGTCTAGAGCTGGTAAGCTTAGCAGTTTTAATGGTCTAGTCTTGGATAAGAAACTTAAGGGTGTGGCGGAGTCTACAGGCATAAATGCCAAGAATGGCGCATTCAAGATTAACCAGGGAGTCGGATTTGAAGCCACTCCAGAGAATGTGAGTAGTAATCTTCCAACAACTACAGCTTTCACTTCAGCTCCAACATTTGAGCTGGAAGGTATTGATCAATCTTTGTTGCCTAAATCGAGTATCTCATCTGCCTTACCTTTGGTGCCAGTCAACGTCTCCCCTTCTTTACCAGTTGCTGATACGGAGCTTTCTCTGTCTTTCCCTGCCAAAACTATTGCTAATCCGATGCCAATCAGCTACAACATTGAGGCTGCCAATTGTAGTTATCTTGGCTCGTCAAATGACAAGTCTCTCGGCCAGTGGCTCCCCCAGGATAGGAAAGAAGAGATGATTCTAAAGCTGGTCCCGAGAGTGAGGGAATTGGAAAATGAGCTCCAAGAATGGACAGAGTGGGCGAATCAGAGGGTCATGCAAGCTGCACGAAGACTTGGTAAAGACAAAGCCGAGCTTAAAACCCTTAGGCAGGAGAAGGAGGATGTGGAGAGGCTGAAGAAAGAAAAGCAAACATTAGAGGAGAACACCATGAAAAAACTTTTGGAGATGCAGAATGCTCTACGCAAAGCGAGCAGCCAAGTAGATCGAGCTAATGCAGCTGTTCGTCGTCTTGAAGCTGAGAATTCTTCATTAAGGCGGGAAATGGAAGCTGCTAAGTTACATGCTGCAGAGTCAGCTGCGAGCTGCCAAGAGGTGTCAAAGAGGGAGAAGAAGACCCTGATGAAGTTTCAGTCGTGGGAGAAGCAGAAGAACGTTTATCAAGAGGAGCTCTCGGCGGAGAAATTGAGATTGACACAAATGCAGCAGAAACTAAAGCAGGCCACAGATGTACATGATCAAGTTGAG GCCAAGTTGAATCAGGAGGAAAAAGCAAAGTGTGAACTGCTTACGCAAGTCGATTcattgaaaaaagaaagagaccAAATTGAAGTCTCCACACAATCCAACGAGGATATGATCAAGTCAAGAGCTGAAAACAATCTACAGAAGTATAAAGACGATATAGCAGCGCTCGAAAAAGAAATTTCCCAGCTGAGGTTAAAGACCGACTTCTCCAAGATAGCTGCCCTTAGAAGAGGTATAGACGGGAGCTATGCCAGTAAACTTACCGACATCAGAGACACACCTCTCTTGAAAGACTCCGCCATCTCTTACATCTCTAAAATGGTGTCAGCCACGGGCTTCAGCGGGGGTGTGAAGCGTGAGAGGGAGTGCGTGATGTGCCTCTCCGAGGAGATGTCCGTGGTATTCCTCCCGTGTGCGCATCAGGTGGTTTGTACAATGTGCAACGAGCTCCATGAGAAGCAGGGAATGAAGGACTGCCCTTCCTGCCGGGGCCCAATCCTGCAACGTGTCTCT GAGGagtttcttgatttctttGTTCATTTGCTTTATCACAGTGCTGTGTTTATGTCTTTATGGCTTGGGGTCTGGGAGATCTTTGTGAAATTAAACCAAATTATATGA
- the LOC125223521 gene encoding putative E3 ubiquitin-protein ligase RF298 isoform X2 — protein MASMVAKACGSTSSQMPVMTVQEKGSRNKRKFRADPPLADPDKVIPLPSNECTSFEFSAEKYESRGHMNGCDMCCINQDSSDHALKLDLGQSYRSEIGLCRPREDMEASVDEFRDADWSDFTESELEELVLSNLDTIFKSAVKKIIASGYSEEVATRAILRSGLWYGCKDIVSNIVDNTLAFLKSGQDIDPSKEHYFEDMQQMEKYILAELVCLLREVRPCFSTGDTMWCLLICDMNVSHACAMLGDTSSNMNPCVSAQYKLRSDLKSSVYSNIVVPCKPSASVPYAHNCPSEAAHLASVHGGHSFQSEAPEITSPPNSKLNSSFVSSRLVPDKDYQKSTSNISEKTFSATRVSTAAEEKFIGNRKVSAITKREYILRQKSMRFEKQYRTYGSKGASRAGKLSSFNGLVLDKKLKGVAESTGINAKNGAFKINQGVGFEATPENVSSNLPTTTAFTSAPTFELEGIDQSLLPKSSISSALPLVPVNVSPSLPVADTELSLSFPAKTIANPMPISYNIEAANCSYLGSSNDKSLGQWLPQDRKEEMILKLVPRVRELENELQEWTEWANQRVMQAARRLGKDKAELKTLRQEKEDVERLKKEKQTLEENTMKKLLEMQNALRKASSQVDRANAAVRRLEAENSSLRREMEAAKLHAAESAASCQEVSKREKKTLMKFQSWEKQKNVYQEELSAEKLRLTQMQQKLKQATDVHDQVEAKLNQEEKAKCELLTQVDSLKKERDQIEVSTQSNEDMIKSRAENNLQKYKDDIAALEKEISQLRLKTDFSKIAALRRGIDGSYASKLTDIRDTPLLKDSAISYISKMVSATGFSGGVKRERECVMCLSEEMSVVFLPCAHQVVCTMCNELHEKQGMKDCPSCRGPILQRVSVRYALP, from the exons ATGGCATCAATGGTTGCAAAGGCTTGTGGCAGTACTTCCAGTCAAATGCCGGTTATGACGGTGCAAGAAAAGGGAAGTAGGAATAAGAGGAAATTCCGGGCTGATCCTCCGTTGGCTGATCCAGATAAGGTCATCCCTTTACCTTCGAATGAATGTACCAGCTTCGAATTCTCAGCTGAGAAGTATGAGAGTCGGGGGCATATGAATGGGTGTGATATGTGTTGTATAAACCAAGATAGTTCGGATCATGCTTTGAAACTCGACCTTGGACAGTCGTATAGATCTGAGATAGGCCTGTGCCGGCCTAGAGAGGATATGGAGGCATCCGTGGATGAGTTCCGTGATGCTGATTGGAGCGACTTTACAGAATCCGAGCTAGAAGAGCTTGTTTTGAGCAATTTGGACACAATTTTCAAGAGTGctgtaaagaaaataattgctAGTGGTTATAGTGAAGAAGTTGCAACTAGGGCTATTTTGAGGTCTGGCCTTTGGTACGGGTGCAAGGACATTGTATCGAATATAGTGGATAACACACTTGCATTCCTTAAAAGTGGGCAGGATATTGACCCCTCTAAGGAGCACTATTTTGAGGATATGCAGCAGATGGAGAAGTATATATTGGCCGAGCTCGTGTGCCTTCTGAGAGAGGTCAGACCTTGCTTTAGCACCGGGGACACAATGTGGTGTCTATTGATATGTGATATGAATGTGTCGCACGCTTGTGCCATGCTTGGTGATACGAGTTCAAATATGAACCCCTGCGTTTCTGCTCAATATAAATTGAGATCAGACCTCAAAAGCTCCGTATATAGTAACATAGTAGTTCCTTGTAAGCCCAGCGCCTCAGTGCCGTATGCTCATAACTGTCCATCTGAAGCAGCTCACCTGGCTTCAGTTCACGGTGGACATAGCTTCCAATCAGAGGCACCTGAGATAACTAGTCCGCCTAACTCGAAGCTAAATAGCTCTTTTGTTTCAAGCAGGCTTGTTCCAGATAAAGATTATCAAAAGTCGACGTCTAATATTAGTGAAAAAACTTTCTCTGCAACAAGAGTCTCTACTGCTGCTGAGGAGAAGTTTATTGGCAATAGGAAAGTTTCTGCGATTACCAAAAGGGAATATATATTACGACAAAAGTCAATGCGTTTTGAGAAACAGTACCGCACGTATGGCTCTAAAGGTGCGTCTAGAGCTGGTAAGCTTAGCAGTTTTAATGGTCTAGTCTTGGATAAGAAACTTAAGGGTGTGGCGGAGTCTACAGGCATAAATGCCAAGAATGGCGCATTCAAGATTAACCAGGGAGTCGGATTTGAAGCCACTCCAGAGAATGTGAGTAGTAATCTTCCAACAACTACAGCTTTCACTTCAGCTCCAACATTTGAGCTGGAAGGTATTGATCAATCTTTGTTGCCTAAATCGAGTATCTCATCTGCCTTACCTTTGGTGCCAGTCAACGTCTCCCCTTCTTTACCAGTTGCTGATACGGAGCTTTCTCTGTCTTTCCCTGCCAAAACTATTGCTAATCCGATGCCAATCAGCTACAACATTGAGGCTGCCAATTGTAGTTATCTTGGCTCGTCAAATGACAAGTCTCTCGGCCAGTGGCTCCCCCAGGATAGGAAAGAAGAGATGATTCTAAAGCTGGTCCCGAGAGTGAGGGAATTGGAAAATGAGCTCCAAGAATGGACAGAGTGGGCGAATCAGAGGGTCATGCAAGCTGCACGAAGACTTGGTAAAGACAAAGCCGAGCTTAAAACCCTTAGGCAGGAGAAGGAGGATGTGGAGAGGCTGAAGAAAGAAAAGCAAACATTAGAGGAGAACACCATGAAAAAACTTTTGGAGATGCAGAATGCTCTACGCAAAGCGAGCAGCCAAGTAGATCGAGCTAATGCAGCTGTTCGTCGTCTTGAAGCTGAGAATTCTTCATTAAGGCGGGAAATGGAAGCTGCTAAGTTACATGCTGCAGAGTCAGCTGCGAGCTGCCAAGAGGTGTCAAAGAGGGAGAAGAAGACCCTGATGAAGTTTCAGTCGTGGGAGAAGCAGAAGAACGTTTATCAAGAGGAGCTCTCGGCGGAGAAATTGAGATTGACACAAATGCAGCAGAAACTAAAGCAGGCCACAGATGTACATGATCAAGTTGAG GCCAAGTTGAATCAGGAGGAAAAAGCAAAGTGTGAACTGCTTACGCAAGTCGATTcattgaaaaaagaaagagaccAAATTGAAGTCTCCACACAATCCAACGAGGATATGATCAAGTCAAGAGCTGAAAACAATCTACAGAAGTATAAAGACGATATAGCAGCGCTCGAAAAAGAAATTTCCCAGCTGAGGTTAAAGACCGACTTCTCCAAGATAGCTGCCCTTAGAAGAGGTATAGACGGGAGCTATGCCAGTAAACTTACCGACATCAGAGACACACCTCTCTTGAAAGACTCCGCCATCTCTTACATCTCTAAAATGGTGTCAGCCACGGGCTTCAGCGGGGGTGTGAAGCGTGAGAGGGAGTGCGTGATGTGCCTCTCCGAGGAGATGTCCGTGGTATTCCTCCCGTGTGCGCATCAGGTGGTTTGTACAATGTGCAACGAGCTCCATGAGAAGCAGGGAATGAAGGACTGCCCTTCCTGCCGGGGCCCAATCCTGCAACGTGTCTCTGTACGTTACGCTCTCCCTTAA